The Staphylococcus sp. 17KM0847 DNA segment ATTTTAGAATGTGCAGATGCAGAGTTAGATTTAGCGATTTGTATTACAGAACACATTCCAGTGATTGATATGATTAAAGCTAAGCGCTACTTAGAAGGCAAAAAGACACGCTTAATTGGACCAAACTGTCCGGGTGTGATCACATCAGATGAGACAAAAATCGGTATTATGCCGGGTTATATTCATAAAAAAGGTCATGTTGGCGTTGTATCTCGTTCTGGTACATTAACTTATGAAGCGGTACACCAATTAACTGAAGCGGGCATTGGACAAACAACAGCAGTAGGTATCGGTGGAGACCCAGTAAACGGTACGAACTTTATAGATGTATTAGAAGCTTTTAACAACGATGAGGATACAAAAGCGGTTGTGATGATTGGTGAAATTGGTGGAACAGCTGAAGAAGAAGCTGCTGAATGGATTAAAGCTAATATGACAAAACCAGTTGTTGGCTTTATCGGTGGTCAAACAGCACCTCCAGGAAAACGTATGGGTCATGCAGGTGCGATTATTTCAGGTGGTAAAGGAACAGCAGATGAAAAAATCAAGACATTAAATAGCTGCGGAGTCAAAACAGCAGACACACCTTCAGAAATTGGTGAGACACTTATCGAAGCAGCTAAAGAAGCAGGCATTTATGAATCATTACTTACAGTGAAATAATCATAAATTTTAAAGTAGGATGGCGTGGTGCTATCCTACTTTTTGACATCTTACTACTATTTACATATATATTTTCAAAAGTAATTTGTATCCAATAGCAATGGAGGTATCATTGAATGACATCGAAAAAAATAACCCAACATCAGCAAATGTTGTTGCTTATATACGCAGGGTTTAGGACGCAACAACTCAGGACGCTATCTTCTGTGATAACAAGCACAGCCATTACGCCACAACAGCTTTATAAACGCCTTTCACAGCATCCCTCGTTTAAAAGTTCCTCATCATTCCACACTAAACTTAAAACGCTCAAAACATTAAACATTGGGACCATTGAACATCAACTCAAATCAGAACGTATTCAAACATTAAGCCTAAATGATCCTTTATATCCACGACGACTCAAAGCGATTTATGATCCCCCTTTAATCCTTTTTTGTAAAGGTCATCTTCACTACTTAAATCATCCTCACATATTGGCAATCGTTGGTTCAAGAAAACATACACAATATACAGTGAAAGCATTGGATTACTTGCTGCCTGAATTTGCACGAGCAGGGCTATTAATCGTTTCAGGATTGGCGCATGGTGCAGATGCGTATGCACATCAATATGCAATAGAATATGGTTGTCCTACTATTGGTGTGTTAGGTTTCGGTCATTTATATCATTATCCCAAAACAACACAAATATTGCGCAATAGCGTAGAGCGCTACGGTGTAACAGTCAGTGAATATCCACCGCATTGCCCTCCCGCTCGATTTCAATTTCCAGAACGTAATCGCATTATCAGTGGATTGTCACAAGGTGTCTTAATCACAGAGGCAAAAGAAAAAAGTGGGGCGCTGATCACCGTAGATCAAGCACTTGAACAAAATCGCAATGTCTATGTACTACCGGGTGATATGTTTAACCCCTATACAAAAGGGAATTTGTTGAGAATTCAAGAAGGTGCAGAAGTCGTATTATCGAGTAGAGATATTTTAAAAGATTACAGCGTATAAGTGATGATTTTAATGTGAAATAATGGGAAAAGATTGACAAATATAAAATTAACCGTTTATTATTTATCTTTGTAATCAGAAATAGCGAGGGGGGACTTGCATTGGCAGAAAATCTTGTCATTGTTGAATCACCTGCAAAAGCTAAAACAATCGAAAAATATTTAGGTAAAAAATATAAAGTCATCGCATCAATGGGACACGTCAGAGATTTACCACGTAGTCAAATGGGTGTAGATGTTGAAGATAATTACGAGCCTAAATATATCACGATTCGTGGTAAAGGGCCTGTTGTGAAAGAATTAAAGCGACATGCAAAAAAAGCGAAAAAAGTTTTTCTTGCGAGTGACCCTGACCGTGAAGGTGAAGCAATTGCATGGCATTTAGCAAATATTTTAGAAATACAAGATAAAACAGACAATAGAGTTGTATTTAATGAAATTACAAAAGATGCGGTAAAAGCAAGTTTTAAAAAACCAAGAGGTATTGAGATGGAACTTGTTGATGCGCAACAGGCACGCCGTATTTTAGATCGCTTGGTCGGTTATAATATTTCACCGGTATTATGGAAGAAAGTGAAAAAAGGGCTTTCTGCAGGGCGTGTTCAATCTGTGGCGTTGAGACTAGTAATCGATCGTGAGAATGAAATACGCAACTTTAAACCTGAAGAATATTGGACGATTGAAGGTGCATTTCGATATCAAAAATCCAAATTTACGGCCAAGTTTCTTCATTATAAAGGCAAACCATTTAAGTTATCCTCAAAAGAAGATGTTAAAATTGTTACAGATGCTTTAAATGGTGATCGCTTCCAAGTTACAAAAGTCAGCAAAAAAGAGCGTACACGTAAACCAGCCAATCCTTTTACAACTTCAACTTTACAGCAAGAAGCAGCACGTAAGTTGAACTTTAAAGCGCGCAAAACAATGATGATTGCGCAGCAGCTATATGAGGGGATCGACTTAAAACGTGGCGGAACGGTTGGTTTGATTACTTATATGAGAACAGATTCAACACGTATCTCTAAAGAAGCGCAAGCAGAAACTAAGCAATATATTGAAAACACATATGGTAAAGCATATATTACGAAAGCAGTGAATAAAGGTAAACAAGGCGATCAAGACGCACACGAGGCGATTCGTCCAACAAGTACGTTGAGAACACCAGAGGAAGTTAAAGCTTACTTGACACGTGATCAGTTCAGATTGTATAAACTCATATGGGAGCGCTTTGTTGCGAGTCAAATGGCACCTGCTATTCTTGATACAGTGGCAGTCGATCTTGAACAAGGCGACATCAAGTTTCGTGCGAATGGCCAAACGATTAAGTTTAAAGGTTTTATGACATTATATGTGGAAGCAAATGATGATGCGACAAAAGAAAAAGAGAACCGTCTGCCTAAGTTAGAAGAAGGTCATGAGGTGATCGCTACAAACATTGAACCCGCACAGCACTTTACACAGCCACCACCACGTTATACAGAAGCACGTCTTGTTAAAACTTTAGAAGAGTTGAAGATTGGACGACCATCAACATATGCACCGACAATTGATACGATTCAAAAGCGAAATTACGTTAAAAGTGAAAGCAAGCGTTTTGTACCTACCGAACTCGGCGAAATTGTTCACGAACAAGTCAAAGAATACTTCCC contains these protein-coding regions:
- the sucD gene encoding succinate--CoA ligase subunit alpha, whose amino-acid sequence is MSVFVDKNTKVIVQGITGSTALFHTKQMLEYGTQIVAGVTPGKGGQVVEGVPVFNTVEEAKNETGATVSVIYVPAPFAADAILECADAELDLAICITEHIPVIDMIKAKRYLEGKKTRLIGPNCPGVITSDETKIGIMPGYIHKKGHVGVVSRSGTLTYEAVHQLTEAGIGQTTAVGIGGDPVNGTNFIDVLEAFNNDEDTKAVVMIGEIGGTAEEEAAEWIKANMTKPVVGFIGGQTAPPGKRMGHAGAIISGGKGTADEKIKTLNSCGVKTADTPSEIGETLIEAAKEAGIYESLLTVK
- the topA gene encoding type I DNA topoisomerase; this encodes MAENLVIVESPAKAKTIEKYLGKKYKVIASMGHVRDLPRSQMGVDVEDNYEPKYITIRGKGPVVKELKRHAKKAKKVFLASDPDREGEAIAWHLANILEIQDKTDNRVVFNEITKDAVKASFKKPRGIEMELVDAQQARRILDRLVGYNISPVLWKKVKKGLSAGRVQSVALRLVIDRENEIRNFKPEEYWTIEGAFRYQKSKFTAKFLHYKGKPFKLSSKEDVKIVTDALNGDRFQVTKVSKKERTRKPANPFTTSTLQQEAARKLNFKARKTMMIAQQLYEGIDLKRGGTVGLITYMRTDSTRISKEAQAETKQYIENTYGKAYITKAVNKGKQGDQDAHEAIRPTSTLRTPEEVKAYLTRDQFRLYKLIWERFVASQMAPAILDTVAVDLEQGDIKFRANGQTIKFKGFMTLYVEANDDATKEKENRLPKLEEGHEVIATNIEPAQHFTQPPPRYTEARLVKTLEELKIGRPSTYAPTIDTIQKRNYVKSESKRFVPTELGEIVHEQVKEYFPEIIDVDFTVNMETLLDKIADGDIEWRKVVGDFYNSFKQDVERAEEEMEKVEIKDEPAGEDCEKCGSPMVIKMGRYGKFMACSNFPDCRNTKAIVKPIGVKCPTCHDGDVVERKSKKNRIFYGCSNYPECEFVSWDKPIGRSCPKCNHYLAEHKKGRTTQVVCSNCDYKEEAVK
- the dprA gene encoding DNA-processing protein DprA; this encodes MTQHQQMLLLIYAGFRTQQLRTLSSVITSTAITPQQLYKRLSQHPSFKSSSSFHTKLKTLKTLNIGTIEHQLKSERIQTLSLNDPLYPRRLKAIYDPPLILFCKGHLHYLNHPHILAIVGSRKHTQYTVKALDYLLPEFARAGLLIVSGLAHGADAYAHQYAIEYGCPTIGVLGFGHLYHYPKTTQILRNSVERYGVTVSEYPPHCPPARFQFPERNRIISGLSQGVLITEAKEKSGALITVDQALEQNRNVYVLPGDMFNPYTKGNLLRIQEGAEVVLSSRDILKDYSV